From the genome of Bactrocera oleae isolate idBacOlea1 chromosome 2, idBacOlea1, whole genome shotgun sequence, one region includes:
- the LOC138857173 gene encoding uncharacterized protein: MFGQVLYYGIGRFNAQERRLAKSPQLKAHYVEFMSAYESLGHRSVVKNPNLSELHYYIPHHCVLKPTSTTTKLRVVFDASSRTTSQKSLNDSTGLFIRFRFHRFALTADIVKMYRQVLMHEDDRKFQYILWRSSPTEDIRTYQLNTVTYEMAAAPYLAIRSLFFLAEQHSEQFTIGAKIVKSSFYVDDLLCGADTLTELAQIKQEVIQLLELGQLKLTNVAQLLPFAYSLRSPEWHPPKNNRYLN, encoded by the coding sequence ATGTTTGGGCAAGTCTTATACTACGGCATTGGACGATTTAATGCTCAAGAACGTCGATTAGCCAAATCACCACAATTGAAAGCACACTACGTTGAATTTATGAGCGCCTACGAGAGTTTGGGTCATAGGAGCGTTGTAAAAAATCCAAATCTCAGCGAACTGCATTATTATATACCACATCATTGTGTGCTAAAgccaacaagtacaacaacaaagcttcgaGTTGTATTTGACGCTTCCAGTCGAACCACATCCCAAAAATCATTAAACGATTCCACAGGTTTGTTTATTCGTTTTCGATTCCACAGGTTTGCACTCACTGCCGACATAGTCAAGATGTATCGCCAAGTATTAATGCACGAAGATGATCGAAAGTTCCAGTATATTCTATGGAGAAGTTCACCAACTGAAGATATTCGCACGTATCAACTAAATACTGTAACGTATGAAATGGCTGCTGCTCCATATCTTGCTATACGGAGTTTGTTCTTTCTAGCTGAGCAGCATtcagaacaatttacaattggCGCAAAAATCGTGAAGTCATCATTCTACGTAGACGACCTACTCTGTGGTGCTGATACCCTAACCGAACTTGCACAGATAAAGCAAGAGGTAATACAACTGTTAGAATTAGGACAGCTTAAATTAACAAATGTGGCACAACTACTACCATTCGCCTACTCACTGCGAAGTCCAGAGTGGCACCCACCAAAAAACAATCGTTACCTAAATTAG